In the genome of Myroides phaeus, one region contains:
- a CDS encoding nucleotide pyrophosphohydrolase yields the protein MNIQDAQKAVDNWIKEHGVRYFNELTNMAQLTEEVGEVARIIARRYGEQSEKESDKNKDLGEELADVVFVVLCLANQTGVNLQEAFDKKMDVKTKRDHDRHHNNEKLK from the coding sequence ATGAATATACAAGACGCACAAAAAGCAGTAGATAATTGGATTAAAGAACACGGAGTTCGTTATTTTAATGAGTTGACTAATATGGCTCAATTAACAGAAGAAGTTGGAGAAGTAGCCCGTATTATCGCAAGACGTTATGGAGAACAATCTGAAAAAGAAAGTGATAAAAATAAAGATTTAGGTGAGGAATTAGCCGATGTTGTTTTTGTTGTACTTTGTTTAGCAAATCAGACAGGAGTTAATCTACAAGAAGCTTTTGATAAAAAGATGGATGTGAAAACAAAGCGCGATCACGACCGCCACCACAACAATGAAAAATTGAAATAA
- a CDS encoding 3-phosphoshikimate 1-carboxyvinyltransferase yields MKKILSHSQINNRKSLVISGSKSESNRLLILQQLFPLLHIKNLSDSDDVCAMVNALKSTTEEVVDIHHAGTTMRFLTAYYSLCTNRSLVLTGSKRMQERPIGVLVDALRQLGAEISYKGIEGYPPLQIKGHLSEGGRVVLPANISSQYITALLLVGTHFKQGVELELIGDITSRPYIEMTLSLLNQLGVETLFEGNTIVVKQLEKPLKNSFTVESDWSSASYFYSIIALSPIGTTMRLSSYKENSLQGDSNVAKLYARLGVETIFLEDDCIALQKVEEAESKFSADLVETPDLAQTIAVTCFGLGVECELKGLHTLKIKETDRLVALQNELTKLGAVIAVTDESLFIDSSQVINSGIAIETYQDHRMAMAFAPLALKTDIVILEAEVVSKSFISFWDCLTELGFNIAEI; encoded by the coding sequence ATGAAGAAGATACTCTCTCATAGTCAAATAAACAATCGTAAATCGTTGGTGATTTCAGGAAGTAAATCTGAAAGTAATCGCCTACTTATTTTACAGCAATTGTTTCCGTTATTACACATTAAAAACTTATCTGACTCAGATGATGTTTGTGCTATGGTAAATGCATTGAAGTCAACTACAGAAGAAGTGGTTGATATTCATCACGCAGGAACAACAATGCGTTTTTTGACGGCTTATTATTCTTTATGTACAAATAGAAGCTTGGTATTGACTGGTAGTAAACGAATGCAAGAAAGACCTATTGGTGTTTTGGTCGATGCTTTACGTCAGTTAGGAGCTGAAATTAGTTATAAGGGAATTGAAGGATATCCACCATTGCAAATAAAAGGACATTTGTCAGAAGGAGGGAGAGTTGTATTACCTGCTAATATTAGTAGTCAGTATATAACTGCATTATTGTTAGTAGGAACTCATTTTAAACAAGGGGTTGAATTAGAATTAATAGGAGATATTACCTCACGCCCGTACATTGAGATGACTTTGTCTTTATTAAATCAATTAGGGGTAGAAACACTTTTTGAAGGCAATACTATTGTTGTGAAACAATTAGAAAAACCATTGAAAAATAGTTTTACTGTGGAATCTGATTGGTCTTCCGCTTCTTATTTTTATTCCATAATCGCATTATCACCTATAGGAACAACAATGCGATTAAGTAGTTATAAAGAGAATAGTTTACAAGGCGATAGTAATGTAGCAAAGTTATATGCAAGATTAGGAGTTGAAACTATCTTTTTAGAAGATGATTGTATAGCGTTACAAAAGGTAGAAGAGGCAGAGTCTAAGTTTAGTGCGGATTTGGTAGAAACACCAGATTTAGCTCAAACAATTGCAGTTACGTGTTTCGGATTGGGAGTTGAATGTGAGTTAAAAGGGCTACATACGTTAAAAATCAAGGAAACAGATCGATTAGTTGCTTTACAAAATGAATTAACAAAACTTGGTGCTGTTATTGCTGTCACGGATGAGAGTTTATTTATCGATTCAAGTCAAGTGATTAATAGTGGGATTGCAATTGAAACTTACCAAGATCATAGGATGGCTATGGCTTTTGCTCCTTTAGCATTAAAGACTGATATAGTAATTCTTGAGGCAGAGGTAGTTAGTAAATCATTTATTAGTTTTTGGGATTGCTTGACTGAATTAGGATTTAATATAGCAGAGATATAA
- the queA gene encoding tRNA preQ1(34) S-adenosylmethionine ribosyltransferase-isomerase QueA, which translates to MKLSNFNFDLPTELLAEFPAENRDESRLMVIDRKAGTIDHKEFKDLIDYFDEGDVMVLNNTKVFPARLYGNKEKTGARIEVFLLRELNAEQRLWDVLVDPARKIRIGNKLYFGEDDSLVAEVIDNTTSRGRTLRFLYDGSYEEFRVKLQELGETPIPKYINREVVPEDAERYQTIYATEEGAVAAPTAGLHFSKHLLKRLEIKGIKFAEVTLHIGLGTFNPVEVEDLSKHKMDSEEMFVTQEACDIVNDAKVRKSRVCAVGTTSMRALESSVSSNQTLNPFVGWTNKFIFPPYDFSIADCMVTNFHMPKSTLLMMISAFCGHDLMMKAYKEAVKEKYKFYSYGDAMLIL; encoded by the coding sequence ATGAAGTTATCAAACTTTAATTTTGATTTGCCAACTGAGTTATTGGCAGAGTTTCCAGCTGAAAATAGAGATGAATCACGTTTAATGGTGATTGATCGTAAAGCAGGAACTATTGACCATAAAGAATTTAAAGATTTAATCGATTATTTCGATGAAGGTGATGTAATGGTATTAAATAATACTAAAGTATTCCCAGCTCGTTTATATGGTAATAAAGAAAAAACTGGAGCAAGAATCGAAGTTTTCTTATTACGTGAGTTAAATGCAGAACAGCGTTTATGGGATGTTTTAGTAGATCCAGCTCGTAAAATTCGTATTGGAAATAAATTATACTTTGGAGAAGATGATTCTCTTGTAGCAGAGGTAATTGATAATACAACATCAAGAGGAAGAACATTGCGTTTTCTATATGATGGGTCTTATGAAGAATTTAGAGTAAAACTTCAAGAACTTGGAGAAACTCCAATTCCTAAATATATCAACCGTGAGGTAGTTCCAGAAGATGCTGAACGTTACCAAACAATATATGCAACAGAAGAAGGAGCTGTAGCTGCACCAACGGCAGGATTACACTTCTCTAAGCACTTATTAAAACGTTTAGAAATTAAAGGAATTAAATTTGCAGAAGTTACATTACACATTGGATTAGGTACATTTAACCCAGTTGAGGTTGAAGATTTATCTAAGCATAAAATGGATTCTGAAGAGATGTTTGTAACTCAAGAAGCTTGTGATATAGTTAATGATGCTAAAGTAAGAAAAAGCAGAGTATGTGCTGTAGGTACTACAAGTATGCGTGCTTTAGAGAGCTCTGTATCTTCTAACCAAACTTTGAATCCTTTCGTTGGATGGACAAATAAATTTATTTTCCCTCCTTACGATTTCAGTATTGCTGACTGTATGGTAACAAACTTCCATATGCCTAAGTCAACATTATTGATGATGATTTCAGCTTTCTGTGGTCATGATTTAATGATGAAAGCTTATAAAGAAGCTGTAAAAGAGAAATACAAATTCTACTCTTACGGAGATGCGATGCTAATCTTATAG
- the kynU gene encoding kynureninase: MMFENTLSYAKNLDSKDVLSKYRQEFNFPKVNGKQVIYFTGNSLGLQPKRAVKFVNEVMTDWAELAVEGHFYAEKPWWDYHERFCEPLSKVVGAKASEVTVMNTLTVNLHLLMATFYKPTNGKFKIICEEKAFPSDQYLIQSQVQWHGLNYKDVVVEVKRRAGEHNFRTEDILAKIDEVGDELALVLIGGINYYTGQVLDMKTITNYAQQYNAKVGWDLAHAAGNVELKLHEWNVDFAAWCSYKYMNGGPGNASGCFIHEKYHQDETLVRLGGWWGHNKERRFLMEKKYDPIESANGWQISNPPILSLAPYLASVEMFSEVGMSTLIGKRDQITAYLDFVIQDIAKEVGGNFEVITPVVPEERASQLSVLLHGEGRELFTYLMENGVIVDWREPNVIRLAPVPFYTSYEDIYHFGQILKQGLKQSNV, translated from the coding sequence ATGATGTTTGAGAACACTCTTTCTTATGCAAAGAATTTAGATAGTAAAGATGTACTGTCTAAATACAGACAGGAGTTTAATTTTCCAAAAGTAAACGGGAAACAAGTTATCTACTTTACAGGTAATTCATTAGGGCTTCAGCCCAAAAGAGCAGTTAAGTTTGTAAATGAAGTAATGACTGATTGGGCAGAATTAGCAGTAGAGGGACATTTTTATGCAGAAAAACCTTGGTGGGATTATCACGAGAGATTCTGTGAACCTTTGTCAAAGGTTGTTGGAGCAAAAGCAAGTGAGGTTACTGTAATGAATACATTGACGGTTAATTTACACTTGTTAATGGCTACTTTTTATAAACCTACTAATGGAAAGTTTAAAATTATTTGTGAAGAGAAGGCATTTCCGAGTGATCAGTATTTAATACAATCACAAGTACAATGGCACGGATTAAACTATAAAGATGTTGTTGTAGAGGTAAAACGTAGAGCAGGAGAACACAATTTTAGAACGGAAGATATTCTTGCTAAAATTGATGAGGTAGGAGATGAGTTGGCTCTTGTTCTGATAGGTGGAATTAATTATTACACTGGTCAAGTATTAGATATGAAAACGATTACCAATTATGCACAGCAATACAATGCTAAAGTAGGTTGGGATTTAGCTCATGCTGCTGGAAATGTAGAATTAAAGTTACACGAGTGGAATGTAGATTTTGCAGCTTGGTGTAGTTATAAATATATGAATGGAGGACCAGGAAATGCTTCAGGTTGTTTTATACATGAAAAGTATCACCAAGATGAAACACTTGTTCGCTTAGGTGGATGGTGGGGACATAATAAAGAGCGTCGCTTTTTGATGGAAAAAAAATATGATCCAATTGAAAGTGCAAATGGATGGCAGATTAGTAATCCACCGATTCTAAGTTTAGCTCCTTATTTAGCCTCTGTAGAAATGTTTTCTGAAGTTGGGATGTCTACGTTAATAGGTAAAAGAGATCAAATAACAGCTTATCTTGATTTTGTTATTCAAGATATTGCAAAAGAAGTAGGCGGTAATTTTGAAGTAATCACACCAGTAGTTCCAGAAGAAAGAGCAAGTCAGCTTTCAGTTTTATTACACGGAGAAGGCCGTGAGTTATTTACTTATTTAATGGAAAACGGAGTGATAGTAGATTGGCGTGAACCGAATGTAATTCGCTTAGCACCAGTTCCTTTTTATACCTCTTATGAAGATATTTATCACTTTGGACAAATATTGAAACAAGGACTAAAACAATCTAATGTGTAG
- a CDS encoding agmatinase family protein, with product MSTKQHKIDNFDPSQPGLADASIYGLPFTAEESEIIVVPAPWEVTVSYGAGTSEGPEAILEASFQVDLHHQQYPELWKLGIFIDEAPAHWAENSAKYKEMAQPIIEALENGEDVAENPALQKDLDAINEACEVFHKEVEERITYWMEKGKKVVLLGGDHSTPLGYYKSLAKYHDSFGILHFDAHMDLRDAYEGFTYSHASIMFNTLGLSQVEKIVQVGIRDFCEQEAEVVHTSNGRVLVHTDSDLKTDEFEGMSWKAKCDQIIDSLPAKVAISFDIDALLPWYCPNTGTPVPGGLTFEQATYMITRLSETNKQIIGMDLVEVAPGEDDWDGNVGARLLFHMCGAYAKSQGLAVGEKIEFKK from the coding sequence ATGTCAACAAAACAGCATAAAATAGACAATTTTGATCCTTCTCAACCAGGATTAGCTGATGCAAGTATTTATGGATTACCTTTTACTGCAGAAGAAAGTGAAATTATTGTAGTTCCTGCACCTTGGGAGGTTACTGTTAGTTATGGAGCTGGTACTTCTGAAGGACCAGAGGCTATTTTAGAAGCTTCTTTTCAAGTAGATTTACATCATCAACAGTATCCTGAGTTATGGAAATTAGGGATATTTATAGATGAGGCACCTGCACATTGGGCAGAGAATAGTGCAAAATATAAAGAAATGGCTCAGCCAATTATTGAGGCATTAGAGAATGGTGAAGATGTTGCAGAAAATCCAGCATTGCAAAAAGATTTAGACGCTATTAATGAAGCGTGTGAGGTATTCCATAAAGAGGTTGAAGAAAGAATCACTTATTGGATGGAAAAAGGTAAAAAAGTTGTGTTATTAGGAGGGGATCACAGTACGCCATTAGGATACTATAAGTCTTTAGCAAAATACCACGATTCTTTTGGAATTTTACATTTTGATGCACACATGGATTTAAGAGATGCTTATGAAGGATTTACTTATTCTCACGCGTCAATTATGTTCAATACTTTAGGACTGTCTCAAGTTGAAAAAATAGTTCAAGTAGGAATTAGAGATTTTTGTGAGCAAGAAGCTGAGGTTGTACATACTTCAAACGGTAGAGTATTAGTTCATACAGATTCGGATTTAAAAACAGATGAGTTTGAAGGAATGTCTTGGAAAGCGAAATGTGACCAAATCATAGATTCATTACCTGCGAAAGTAGCTATTAGTTTTGATATCGACGCATTGTTACCTTGGTATTGTCCAAATACAGGAACACCAGTTCCAGGAGGATTAACTTTTGAACAAGCTACTTATATGATCACAAGATTATCTGAAACGAATAAGCAGATAATTGGTATGGACTTGGTGGAAGTTGCACCAGGAGAAGATGATTGGGATGGAAACGTAGGAGCAAGATTGTTATTCCATATGTGTGGAGCTTATGCTAAATCACAAGGATTAGCAGTAGGAGAAAAAATAGAATTCAAAAAGTAA
- a CDS encoding FAD-dependent oxidoreductase has product MSKDIAVVGSGLVGVVLALTLKKKGYQVVVYDKSCDIRTLDFRGRSINLALSDRGWRILDKIGIADQVRAIGIPMYQRAIHTIEGEVKHQPYSVKGDAIWAISRGDLNKHLITIAEEAGVVFKFETPIWDVDLDKGLLFTAKEEALQWEAIKHNLIIGADGAYSRIRARMQKQSRFEYQQSYLHLGYKELVIDATEVGEHKLAANSFHIWPRKDFMLIALANVDGSFTCTLFMPFEGDVSFESIKTEEDIQVFFAKYFPEVSQLIPGYITQYLRNPVNSLVTMKCFPWIHKSKVALIGDAAHAVVPFYGQGLNAGLEDVFVLSEILDQYDEVNWNEVLSRYQEMRKPNGDAIAELSYQNFREMSEHTADDTFLLRKKIESKFASQYPDLWLPLYDRVTFSTDTYVAALEMGKQQGLWMDIIMREDNIEEKWDSPEIMEKLKEIVQSE; this is encoded by the coding sequence ATGAGTAAAGATATTGCAGTTGTAGGTAGTGGATTAGTTGGTGTTGTATTAGCATTAACTTTAAAGAAGAAAGGTTACCAAGTTGTTGTATATGATAAAAGTTGTGATATTAGAACGTTGGACTTTAGAGGAAGATCTATCAATTTAGCTCTTTCAGATAGAGGATGGCGTATTCTTGATAAAATAGGTATTGCAGATCAAGTAAGAGCAATTGGAATACCGATGTATCAAAGAGCAATTCATACAATAGAAGGAGAGGTTAAGCACCAACCTTACAGTGTTAAAGGAGATGCTATTTGGGCGATATCAAGAGGAGATTTGAACAAACACCTTATTACGATTGCGGAAGAAGCTGGTGTAGTTTTTAAGTTTGAGACACCGATTTGGGATGTTGATTTAGATAAAGGGCTATTATTTACAGCCAAAGAAGAAGCATTGCAATGGGAAGCAATCAAACATAATTTGATAATTGGGGCAGATGGAGCTTATTCACGCATTAGAGCAAGAATGCAAAAACAAAGTAGGTTTGAGTATCAACAATCATATTTACATTTGGGATATAAAGAGTTAGTAATTGATGCTACTGAGGTAGGAGAACACAAATTAGCAGCTAATTCTTTTCATATTTGGCCAAGAAAGGACTTTATGTTAATAGCATTGGCAAATGTAGATGGTTCTTTTACTTGTACATTATTTATGCCTTTTGAAGGAGATGTTTCATTTGAGAGCATTAAAACAGAAGAAGATATTCAGGTGTTTTTTGCTAAGTATTTTCCAGAAGTATCCCAACTAATACCTGGTTATATAACACAATACTTAAGAAATCCTGTGAATTCACTTGTAACAATGAAATGTTTTCCTTGGATTCACAAGTCTAAAGTAGCCTTAATTGGCGATGCTGCTCACGCAGTAGTTCCGTTTTATGGACAAGGATTAAATGCAGGATTAGAAGACGTATTTGTTTTAAGTGAAATACTTGATCAGTATGATGAGGTAAATTGGAATGAGGTTTTGAGTCGTTATCAAGAGATGAGAAAGCCAAATGGTGATGCAATTGCCGAGTTGTCATATCAAAACTTTAGAGAAATGAGTGAACATACGGCAGATGATACTTTTTTATTGCGTAAGAAGATAGAGAGTAAGTTTGCTTCTCAATACCCGGATTTATGGTTGCCTTTATATGATAGAGTTACATTTAGTACTGATACGTACGTTGCAGCTTTAGAAATGGGAAAACAGCAAGGTTTATGGATGGATATAATAATGAGAGAAGATAATATTGAAGAGAAATGGGATTCTCCAGAGATAATGGAAAAGTTGAAGGAGATCGTTCAATCTGAATAA
- a CDS encoding helicase HerA-like domain-containing protein, whose protein sequence is MNTEKFTSQFQNGYTFKGDYITIGGAKLDDAILSDHLVKIPLKTINRHGLIAGATGTGKTKSIQVLSEQLSSKGIPVLMMDIKGDFSGIAQPGVENEFIRNRHQQMNLPFNSQGFPVELMTISEQNGVRLRATITEFGPILFSRILDLNETQSGIVSLIFKYCDDKKLPLLDIKDFKKTLQYLTNEGKSEIEADYGRISAASTGAIIRKIIEIEQQGGELFFGEPSFDISDLMRVDERGLGYINILRLTDIQDKPKLFSTFMLNLLAQVYSQMPEQGDSGQPELVIFIDEAHLIFNEASKTLLNQIETIVKLIRSKGIGIYFITQNPTDIPNGVLAQLGLKIQHALRAFTEKDRKAIKTASENFPQTEFYKTSEIITQLGTGEALVTALNEKGIPTPLTVCAMRAPMSRMDILSNDEINSIIDKSSLAKKYNNYFDRESAYEILTAKLERMQSEEVEVQKPTKTSKTTTAAPKSQNNDITKSVLKVVTSATFIRGAFGILNKIFANNTKGKK, encoded by the coding sequence ATGAATACAGAAAAATTCACATCGCAGTTTCAAAATGGCTACACTTTTAAAGGTGATTATATCACAATTGGAGGTGCCAAATTAGACGACGCTATTCTTAGTGATCATTTAGTTAAAATTCCTTTAAAAACCATTAATAGACACGGCCTTATCGCTGGAGCAACAGGGACAGGAAAAACTAAATCTATACAGGTTTTATCTGAACAATTATCTTCAAAAGGTATACCAGTTTTAATGATGGATATCAAAGGTGACTTTAGTGGAATTGCTCAACCTGGAGTCGAAAATGAATTTATTAGAAATAGACATCAGCAAATGAATTTACCTTTTAATTCTCAGGGATTCCCTGTTGAATTAATGACTATTTCTGAACAGAACGGTGTGCGATTACGTGCTACAATTACAGAATTTGGCCCTATTTTGTTTAGTAGAATCCTTGATTTGAATGAAACTCAATCTGGAATTGTCTCATTAATTTTCAAATATTGTGATGATAAAAAACTTCCTTTATTAGATATTAAAGACTTTAAAAAGACGCTTCAGTACTTAACTAACGAAGGAAAAAGTGAAATTGAAGCTGATTATGGTAGAATTTCAGCAGCTTCAACAGGTGCAATTATTCGTAAAATCATCGAAATTGAACAACAAGGTGGAGAACTTTTCTTTGGTGAACCGTCATTTGATATTTCAGATTTAATGCGTGTTGATGAAAGAGGTCTTGGTTATATTAATATTTTACGTTTGACAGATATTCAAGATAAACCTAAACTTTTCTCTACATTTATGTTGAATCTACTTGCTCAAGTTTATTCTCAAATGCCTGAACAAGGAGATAGTGGACAGCCTGAATTAGTTATTTTTATTGATGAAGCTCACTTAATATTTAATGAAGCAAGCAAAACTTTACTTAATCAGATTGAAACAATAGTAAAATTAATTCGTTCTAAAGGAATTGGTATATACTTTATCACACAAAATCCAACTGATATTCCAAATGGTGTTTTAGCACAATTAGGTTTAAAAATTCAACATGCTTTAAGAGCTTTTACTGAAAAAGACAGAAAAGCAATTAAAACAGCGTCAGAAAACTTTCCGCAAACTGAATTTTATAAAACCAGTGAGATCATTACTCAATTAGGTACAGGAGAAGCCTTAGTAACTGCTTTAAACGAAAAAGGAATTCCTACTCCACTTACTGTTTGCGCAATGAGAGCACCTATGAGTAGAATGGATATTTTATCTAACGATGAAATTAATTCTATTATTGACAAATCTTCTTTAGCGAAAAAATACAATAATTATTTTGACAGAGAAAGTGCTTACGAAATCTTAACTGCTAAGCTAGAAAGAATGCAGTCAGAAGAAGTAGAGGTTCAAAAGCCAACAAAAACTTCCAAAACTACTACTGCTGCTCCAAAAAGTCAAAACAATGATATTACAAAAAGTGTTTTAAAAGTTGTAACAAGTGCTACTTTTATTCGTGGTGCTTTTGGAATATTAAATAAAATATTTGCTAATAATACAAAAGGTAAAAAATAA